Below is a window of Streptomyces spongiicola DNA.
GGTGATGCCGACGATCAGCTCGTCCTTTCCGTCGCCGGTGAGGTCCCGGTAGTACGGCTTCAGTACGGGGCACTGCTGCGGTCTGGTGCCGCACTCCCGGATCTGCCGGGCCGTCTGCCCGTCCAGTCCGTCCAGCCCTTCCGGCCCTTCCGGCCCGTCGGGTTCGGAGACCCGGCCGGGGTGGGCGGCCATGTCCGCCTGGACGACGGCGACCGGGTCCACGGCGTGGACGTCGCCGCCGGGGACCTTCACGCCCTCGATGTGCTCGGTGCGGTTCTCGCCGTAGTCGACCGGGGGTGCGGATATCTCCGGGAGCTCCGGCCACAGCCGCACCGGCCCGGTGGCGGTCGGTGTGGGCCCCGCGCTCTCCAGTCCGCCCGCGTCGTCGCAGCCGGCGAGCAGCGGCGCGGCGGCCGTGACGGCGACGGCGACGGCGATGGCGACGGCGGCCGGCGCGGAGCGGGGCGTGCGGTGACGGGGCACGGGGGGTCCTGGGTGGGGTCGATGCGAAAGCGGGCCGTCCTCCAGGGTACGGAAGTCGTTTTTGCGTCATACGGGTGATCTGTGAACGGTCCGCACGGGTGCTTGCACGGTCCCGTTCCGGCGGCACGGGCACCGCTTCCGCCGTCCGGCCTCGGCCTGGTCCGGCGGCGCCCGGCACCCGGTACGGGCGGCCCCACCGGACGTCCTGCGCCCACCCACCGGGACGCCGCCGCGGCACCCCGGTGTCCCCGTGCCCGCCTGAGTGCCGCGGTGCTTGTCGCGGGTGGCGGTGTCACGTACGGCCGCGGAGCGCCGTAGGGCAGAGGGTGAGCAGGCGTCCCCGTGCCCGCCCGAGCGCCTTGCGGCGGAGCGCCGTAGGGCAGAGGGCGCCCCGGTGTCCCCGTGCCCGCCCGACCGAGTGCCGCGGTGCTTGTCGCGGGTGGCGGTGTCACGTATGACTGCGGAGCGCGGTGTCACGTACGGCCGCGGAGCGCCGTACGGCAGAGGGCGAGCAGGCGCTCGTCCTGCTCGATGTCGTGGCTCCCGGAACCCCCGTCCAGCACGTTGTGCCGCCGCGGGCGCGAGAGTTCCGCACGCAGCAGCGGCACCGCCGGTTCCGCCGAGGGGCCCATCTCGGCGAGGCACTCGGCGATCTCGACGCGCCCGTAGCGGTTCTCCTCCCACGCGGTCCGCAGCACCGGCAGTGAGTCCCCGGCCGCGCCCGTGACCCGCCACAGCGCCACCGCCGCGTCCATCCGGAGCCAGCGTTCCGGCGAGGCGAGCAGCTCGCGCAGGGCGGGCGCCGCGCCGGCCGCCGCGCGGCCCACCGAGCCCAGCGCGGCCGCCGCGGCGCGTCGCTCGTCGGGGCCGTCCGCCGCGAGCAGCTCGCGGAGCACCGGCAGCACCGTCGCGGCGTCCCCGGTCGCCGCCCACAGCGCCCGCGCCGCGGCCGCGACGACCGACGAGGACGGCTCCGTGGACGCACCGCCGAGCAGCGCGCGCAGGGCCGGCGCCGCGGGCACGGCGGCTGCCCCGAACGACGTGAGGGCGCGCAGCGACGCCTCGGTCACCCACTCGCCGCCCCGCGCCGGCGCCCCGTGCAGCACTCCCAGCACCTCGGGCAGCGCCTCGGCCGCACGCACTCCGGCGAGCCCGGTCAGCAGGGGCACCGCCCGGTCGGAGAGCCGCTCGTCCAGAGCCACCTCGGCGAGCCGCCGCCGCAGCAGCGGCACCAGGGGTGCCGCCAGATCGCCGAGGTACGGCACCGCGAACGCCACGTCGCGCGGCAGGTCAGGCTGTTCCAGGGCGCGGGCGAGCGCCGGGACTGCACGTGGGTCGCCGAGTCTCGCGAGCGCGATGAGCGCGCGGTGGTCGGCCTGCCGGTCCCCGCCGGTGGCCCCCACCCGCTCCGCGAGAGCGTCGGCCGCGGGCAGCGCCAGCCCGAAGAGGCTCTCCAGGAGGCTGACCGCGGCGCCGTGCAGCAGCGGGTCGGGGTCGTCGAGCTGGGCCCCGACGAGCCGCACCACCTCGTCGTACGGCCCGCGCCAGGCCCTGATCAGCCCGTGGCACATCCACACCGCGTCCGTGCGCTGTGCCGGATCGGCGCTGCTCAGCTGGCCGGTGAGCAGCGCGATCCGGTCGTCGACGCGGTCGCCGAGTGCGGAGTGGAGTGTCCGCAGCAGGTCGTCGGCCCACGGTGCGCCCGGCCCGCCGCCGTTGCCCTGCGCCGACGGGGCACCGGCCCCGGCGGCCCTCGTCTCGGCGGCCCTCGTCTCGGTGGCGCTCGTCTCAGTGGCCCTGGCTTCGGCTGCCCTCGCTTCGGCGGCCCCGGCGGCCTTCGCCCTGGGCCCGGTGGCCCCGGCCCCGGCCCCGGCCCCGGCCCCGGTCCCGGGCCCTGGGCCGGTCCCGGCCGCGGAGCCGGCCCCGTCCGCGGCCCGCAGCAGCGCGGTCGCGGTGGACGCGATGTCGTCGGGCAGGAGGCCGGGGGCGCAGCGCGCCAGCTGGGTCAGGGCCGAGAGCCGCAGCCCGGGCGGCCGGTCGGCGGCGAGCAGCGTGGTCAGCCAGGTGACCGATTCGGCGCGCAGCGCCTCGTGGCGCAGGGCGATCCGCCCCACCGCCTCGACGAGCGCGAGCCTCACCTCCGTGTCCTGTTCCGACTCCAGCCGTTCGCGCAGGAGGGCCAGCACCCGGGCCGGGTCGCCGTGCAGCATCGCCAGGGCGCACGGTGCGGCGAGCCGGACCCCGGCGTCCGCGTCGTCGAGCAGCCCGACGAAGACGTCGGCCCCCGAGGCGACCGCGGCGGCGGCCATCGCGTAGTTCGCGGCGTCCTCGAACTCCTCGTCTTCCGGGTCGAGTTCGTCGTCGTCGAGGTCGATGCCGCCGATGCTGGTCAGCAACTCCACGATGGCGCCCCGGTCCTCCACCTCGGGACTGGCGGCGAGTTCCAGCAGGAAGGGGATGCAGGCCAGTGTGGAGTCGTACACGTCGCCCTGGTGGTGGACCGCGGTGTACAACCCGTCGAGTGCGGTCTCCCGCTCGGCCGGATCCGTCGAAGCGAGCCCCCTCAGCAGCCCCGGCACGTCGTCAGCCGGACCGTAC
It encodes the following:
- a CDS encoding HEAT repeat domain-containing protein → MFTGMDEVDWASMGHAYGPADDVPGLLRGLASTDPAERETALDGLYTAVHHQGDVYDSTLACIPFLLELAASPEVEDRGAIVELLTSIGGIDLDDDELDPEDEEFEDAANYAMAAAAVASGADVFVGLLDDADAGVRLAAPCALAMLHGDPARVLALLRERLESEQDTEVRLALVEAVGRIALRHEALRAESVTWLTTLLAADRPPGLRLSALTQLARCAPGLLPDDIASTATALLRAADGAGSAAGTGPGPGTGAGAGAGAGATGPRAKAAGAAEARAAEARATETSATETRAAETRAAGAGAPSAQGNGGGPGAPWADDLLRTLHSALGDRVDDRIALLTGQLSSADPAQRTDAVWMCHGLIRAWRGPYDEVVRLVGAQLDDPDPLLHGAAVSLLESLFGLALPAADALAERVGATGGDRQADHRALIALARLGDPRAVPALARALEQPDLPRDVAFAVPYLGDLAAPLVPLLRRRLAEVALDERLSDRAVPLLTGLAGVRAAEALPEVLGVLHGAPARGGEWVTEASLRALTSFGAAAVPAAPALRALLGGASTEPSSSVVAAAARALWAATGDAATVLPVLRELLAADGPDERRAAAAALGSVGRAAAGAAPALRELLASPERWLRMDAAVALWRVTGAAGDSLPVLRTAWEENRYGRVEIAECLAEMGPSAEPAVPLLRAELSRPRRHNVLDGGSGSHDIEQDERLLALCRTALRGRT